The Osmia bicornis bicornis chromosome 12, iOsmBic2.1, whole genome shotgun sequence genome includes a region encoding these proteins:
- the LOC114879114 gene encoding ubiquitin-protein ligase E3B isoform X4, which produces MKTILLYCLTGLENLKPERITDHKSIHLRLHTLVSFTSPGTWAIQKVEGMEKLKAGMNRLCANMMGHLVNNGFYPIMQVFLVKGLGRVEIALKPIALSAAVTLALRPLISSQMSDKLVSLFLINIFSVPALVYHLNNISSVCISSFITYNLFARSLELLNLEQNLRIVFNALEGSYALCLLANLIQLANIERVEVLKELYFPSFTFVVTKMLESCQQYVVAKQSNLTHWHPILGWLAQKVDTSLQEPIPYVKSQLACLWTGGIVTQLIGQPLTELIEKEIPPPVEQQSSSVGTNIFRRAFLETRTNRNNNTKNYRKLGSPETTRIALICSLYQFALHTLTQMKMEILTGLCYQDKILYHMYLFLGTLGPHCGLKAFLDHLAANTKCTAPEFQMLILFSDCMTHYVTILDDMEMYEQQDPFKLNDFVTISYFLNQFLYKAVLNNLFVLDVPDVKSVPNNPLFTSLHTLLMAIYRRDCRRTFCPEGHWLAKEVRVSGFLADLEKGKRGAALLLSKMPHVIPHSERVVLFRKHVANEKAVLGLTESACNSTPTTLIVVHRTRIVEDGYRQLAMLPSQALKGVIRVRFVNEQGLAEAGIDQDGVFKEFLEEIIKKVFDPSLNLFKATSENRLYPSPTSSMQDNHLQLFEFVGRMLGKAVYEGIVVDVPFASFFVSQFSGQTGGALYSWLDELASLDRDLYRSLTLVKHYKGDVKQLELTFSLDEDVLGKLVTHELIPGGRAVPVTNENKINYIHLMAHFRMHMQIKDQTAAFIKGFRSIINPEWLALFSTPELQRLISGDNVPLDLRDLRRHTQYYGGFHDSHRVVCWLWDILEKDFSEEERGLFLKFVTSCSKSPLLGFAYLEPPFSIRCVEVGDDEDTGDTIGSVIRGFFTIRKKDPQNRLPTSSTCFNLLKLPNYQKKSTLREKLRYAVTSNTGFELS; this is translated from the exons ATGAAAACAATATTACTTTATTGTTTAACTGGTTTGGAGAATCTGAAACCAGAAAGAATAACTGATCATAAATCCATCCATTTGAGATTACATACATTAGTTAGTTTTACATCACCAGGAACATGGGCAATTCAAAAAGTAGAAGGAATGGAGAAGCTCAAAGCTGGTATGAACCGGCTATGCGCAAACATGATGGGCCACCTAGTCAACAATGGATTTTATCCTATTATGCAG GTTTTTTTGGTAAAGGGATTAGGTAGAGTGGAAATTGCTTTAAAACCAATTGCACTTTCAGCAGCAGTTACATTGGCATTAAGGCCATTAATTTCTTCTCAAATGTCAGATAAATTGGTGTCATTATTTTTGATCAACATTTTTAGCGTGCCTGCATTGGTCtatcatttaaataatatatcatCAGTG tgTATTTCATCATTTATTACTTACAATTTATTTGCAAGAAGccttgaattattaaatttagaaCAAAACCTTAGGATAGTTTTTAATGCTCTGGAAGGTAGCTATGCACTGTGCTTACTAGCCAACTTGATACAGTTGGCTAACATTGAGAGGGTTGAAGTATTAAAAGAGTTATACTTTCCTTCTTTTACG TTTGTAGTAACAAAAATGTTGGAATCATGTCAACAATATGTGGTTGCAAAACAAAGTAATTTAACCCACTGGCACCCCATTCTTGGATGGCTTGCGCAAAAGGTTGACACTTCTCTGCAAGAACCTATCCCGTATGTAAAATCACAGTTAGCATGTCTGTGGACAGGAGGGATAGTGACACAATTAATCG gtCAACCTTTAACGGAACTTATCGAAAAGGAAATACCTCCACCAGTAGAACAACAAAGTTCATCCGTTGGAACCAACATTTTCCGAAGAGCGTTTTTAGAAACTCGtacaaatagaaataataatactaaaaattatagaaaattggGTAGTCCAGAAACCACTAGGATAGCACTGATTTGTTCCCTTTACCAATTTGCTTTACATACCCTTACACAGATGAAGATGGAAATATTAACTG GACTCTGCTACCAGGATAAAATTCTGTAtcatatgtatttatttctgGGAACATTGGGTCCGCATTGTGGTTTGAAAGCATTTTTAGATCATTTAGCTGCTAATACGAAATGTACAGCACCCGAATTTCAAATGTTGATATTATTTTCGGACTGTATGACACATTACGTGAC aattttagatGATATGGAAATGTACGAACAGCAAGATCCATTCAAGCTTAACGATTTTGTAACgatatcatattttttaaaccaatTTTTGTATAAGGCAGttctaaataatttgtttG TTTTAGATGTTCCAGACGTGAAGTCGGTTCCTAATAATCCTCTGTTCACCTCTCTTCACACACTTTTAATGGCAATCTATCGACGGGACTGTAGAAGGACTTTCTGTCCGGAAGGGCACTGGTTGGCAAAG GAAGTTAGGGTATCTGGTTTCCTGGCGGACTTGGAGAAAGGCAAACGAGGTGCTGCTCTTCTTCTTTCTAAAATGCCTCATGTTATTCCTCATTCGGAACGCGTGGTACTCTTTCGTAAACACGTTGCTAATGAGAAAGCGGTGCTAGGATTGACTGAAAGCGCGTGTAACAGTACACCGACAACACTGATCGTTGTTCATAG AACACGTATAGTGGAAGATGGATACCGTCAGCTCGCAATGTTACCGTCTCAGGCATTGAAAGGTGTGATTAGAGTTCGTTTCGTAAATGAGCAGGGCTTAGCCGAAGCTGGTATCGATCAAGACGGAGTGTTTAAAGAATTCTTAGAGGAGATAATAAAGAAAGTTTTCGATCCATCGTTAAATCTGTTTAAAGCCACTAGCGAGAATCGGCTTTATCCGTCTCCAACATCTTCCATGCAAGATAATCATTTGCAACTTTTTGAATTTGTTGGCCGGATGTTAGGTAAAGCGGTGTACGAA gGCATTGTTGTAGATGTACCTTTTGCGTCCTTCTTTGTTTCCCAATTTTCTGGGCAAACTGGAGGAGCATTGTACAGTTGGCTAGATGAACTGGCTTCTTTGGATCGTGATTTATATCGAAGTCTTACCCTTGTAAAGCATTACAAAGGCGATGTTAAGCAATTAGAATTAACTTTCTCTCTTGATGAAGACGTTCTAGGCAAATTAGTTACGCACGAGTTGATACCAGGAGGAAGAGCGGTGCCGGTCaccaatgaaaataaaattaattacatacatTTAATGGCTCACTTTAGAATGCACATGCAAATAAAGGATCAGACAGCTGCTTTTATTAAAGGATTTCGTTCTATAATTAATCCCGAGTGGTTGGCGTTATTTTCAACTCCAGAA TTACAAAGATTAATTTCTGGTGATAATGTTCCATTGGATTTACGAGATTTACGAAGACACACGCAATATTATGGTGGTTTTCACGATAGTCATCGTGTAGTATGCTGGCTGTGGGATATATTGGAGAAAGATTTCtctgaagaagaaagaggctTATTTTTGAAG TTCGTTACAAGCTGCTCCAAATCACCTTTGCTGGGATTTGCATACTTAGAACCACCATTTTCGATTCGTTGCGTTGAAGTTGGCGATGACGAGGACACGGGTGACACAATtg gTAGCGTAATCAGAGGATTCTTTACGATTCGTAAAAAAGATCCACAGAATCGTTTACCTACTTCATCCACGTGTTTCAATCTTCTTAAATTACCGAATTACCAAAAGAAAAGTACCTTGCGAGAGAAGTTACGTTATGCCGTCACTAGTAACACTGGTTTTGAACTTTCGTAA
- the LOC114879114 gene encoding ubiquitin-protein ligase E3B isoform X5, with protein sequence MDFILLCRFFLVKGLGRVEIALKPIALSAAVTLALRPLISSQMSDKLVSLFLINIFSVPALVYHLNNISSVCISSFITYNLFARSLELLNLEQNLRIVFNALEGSYALCLLANLIQLANIERVEVLKELYFPSFTFVVTKMLESCQQYVVAKQSNLTHWHPILGWLAQKVDTSLQEPIPYVKSQLACLWTGGIVTQLIGQPLTELIEKEIPPPVEQQSSSVGTNIFRRAFLETRTNRNNNTKNYRKLGSPETTRIALICSLYQFALHTLTQMKMEILTGLCYQDKILYHMYLFLGTLGPHCGLKAFLDHLAANTKCTAPEFQMLILFSDCMTHYVTILDDMEMYEQQDPFKLNDFVTISYFLNQFLYKAVLNNLFVLDVPDVKSVPNNPLFTSLHTLLMAIYRRDCRRTFCPEGHWLAKEVRVSGFLADLEKGKRGAALLLSKMPHVIPHSERVVLFRKHVANEKAVLGLTESACNSTPTTLIVVHRTRIVEDGYRQLAMLPSQALKGVIRVRFVNEQGLAEAGIDQDGVFKEFLEEIIKKVFDPSLNLFKATSENRLYPSPTSSMQDNHLQLFEFVGRMLGKAVYEGIVVDVPFASFFVSQFSGQTGGALYSWLDELASLDRDLYRSLTLVKHYKGDVKQLELTFSLDEDVLGKLVTHELIPGGRAVPVTNENKINYIHLMAHFRMHMQIKDQTAAFIKGFRSIINPEWLALFSTPELQRLISGDNVPLDLRDLRRHTQYYGGFHDSHRVVCWLWDILEKDFSEEERGLFLKFVTSCSKSPLLGFAYLEPPFSIRCVEVGDDEDTGDTIGSVIRGFFTIRKKDPQNRLPTSSTCFNLLKLPNYQKKSTLREKLRYAVTSNTGFELS encoded by the exons ATGGATTTTATCCTATTATGCAGGT TTTTTTTGGTAAAGGGATTAGGTAGAGTGGAAATTGCTTTAAAACCAATTGCACTTTCAGCAGCAGTTACATTGGCATTAAGGCCATTAATTTCTTCTCAAATGTCAGATAAATTGGTGTCATTATTTTTGATCAACATTTTTAGCGTGCCTGCATTGGTCtatcatttaaataatatatcatCAGTG tgTATTTCATCATTTATTACTTACAATTTATTTGCAAGAAGccttgaattattaaatttagaaCAAAACCTTAGGATAGTTTTTAATGCTCTGGAAGGTAGCTATGCACTGTGCTTACTAGCCAACTTGATACAGTTGGCTAACATTGAGAGGGTTGAAGTATTAAAAGAGTTATACTTTCCTTCTTTTACG TTTGTAGTAACAAAAATGTTGGAATCATGTCAACAATATGTGGTTGCAAAACAAAGTAATTTAACCCACTGGCACCCCATTCTTGGATGGCTTGCGCAAAAGGTTGACACTTCTCTGCAAGAACCTATCCCGTATGTAAAATCACAGTTAGCATGTCTGTGGACAGGAGGGATAGTGACACAATTAATCG gtCAACCTTTAACGGAACTTATCGAAAAGGAAATACCTCCACCAGTAGAACAACAAAGTTCATCCGTTGGAACCAACATTTTCCGAAGAGCGTTTTTAGAAACTCGtacaaatagaaataataatactaaaaattatagaaaattggGTAGTCCAGAAACCACTAGGATAGCACTGATTTGTTCCCTTTACCAATTTGCTTTACATACCCTTACACAGATGAAGATGGAAATATTAACTG GACTCTGCTACCAGGATAAAATTCTGTAtcatatgtatttatttctgGGAACATTGGGTCCGCATTGTGGTTTGAAAGCATTTTTAGATCATTTAGCTGCTAATACGAAATGTACAGCACCCGAATTTCAAATGTTGATATTATTTTCGGACTGTATGACACATTACGTGAC aattttagatGATATGGAAATGTACGAACAGCAAGATCCATTCAAGCTTAACGATTTTGTAACgatatcatattttttaaaccaatTTTTGTATAAGGCAGttctaaataatttgtttG TTTTAGATGTTCCAGACGTGAAGTCGGTTCCTAATAATCCTCTGTTCACCTCTCTTCACACACTTTTAATGGCAATCTATCGACGGGACTGTAGAAGGACTTTCTGTCCGGAAGGGCACTGGTTGGCAAAG GAAGTTAGGGTATCTGGTTTCCTGGCGGACTTGGAGAAAGGCAAACGAGGTGCTGCTCTTCTTCTTTCTAAAATGCCTCATGTTATTCCTCATTCGGAACGCGTGGTACTCTTTCGTAAACACGTTGCTAATGAGAAAGCGGTGCTAGGATTGACTGAAAGCGCGTGTAACAGTACACCGACAACACTGATCGTTGTTCATAG AACACGTATAGTGGAAGATGGATACCGTCAGCTCGCAATGTTACCGTCTCAGGCATTGAAAGGTGTGATTAGAGTTCGTTTCGTAAATGAGCAGGGCTTAGCCGAAGCTGGTATCGATCAAGACGGAGTGTTTAAAGAATTCTTAGAGGAGATAATAAAGAAAGTTTTCGATCCATCGTTAAATCTGTTTAAAGCCACTAGCGAGAATCGGCTTTATCCGTCTCCAACATCTTCCATGCAAGATAATCATTTGCAACTTTTTGAATTTGTTGGCCGGATGTTAGGTAAAGCGGTGTACGAA gGCATTGTTGTAGATGTACCTTTTGCGTCCTTCTTTGTTTCCCAATTTTCTGGGCAAACTGGAGGAGCATTGTACAGTTGGCTAGATGAACTGGCTTCTTTGGATCGTGATTTATATCGAAGTCTTACCCTTGTAAAGCATTACAAAGGCGATGTTAAGCAATTAGAATTAACTTTCTCTCTTGATGAAGACGTTCTAGGCAAATTAGTTACGCACGAGTTGATACCAGGAGGAAGAGCGGTGCCGGTCaccaatgaaaataaaattaattacatacatTTAATGGCTCACTTTAGAATGCACATGCAAATAAAGGATCAGACAGCTGCTTTTATTAAAGGATTTCGTTCTATAATTAATCCCGAGTGGTTGGCGTTATTTTCAACTCCAGAA TTACAAAGATTAATTTCTGGTGATAATGTTCCATTGGATTTACGAGATTTACGAAGACACACGCAATATTATGGTGGTTTTCACGATAGTCATCGTGTAGTATGCTGGCTGTGGGATATATTGGAGAAAGATTTCtctgaagaagaaagaggctTATTTTTGAAG TTCGTTACAAGCTGCTCCAAATCACCTTTGCTGGGATTTGCATACTTAGAACCACCATTTTCGATTCGTTGCGTTGAAGTTGGCGATGACGAGGACACGGGTGACACAATtg gTAGCGTAATCAGAGGATTCTTTACGATTCGTAAAAAAGATCCACAGAATCGTTTACCTACTTCATCCACGTGTTTCAATCTTCTTAAATTACCGAATTACCAAAAGAAAAGTACCTTGCGAGAGAAGTTACGTTATGCCGTCACTAGTAACACTGGTTTTGAACTTTCGTAA